A genomic region of Streptomyces rimosus contains the following coding sequences:
- a CDS encoding Clp protease N-terminal domain-containing protein: protein MFERFTASARDVVRGAPAYAVRPGPGTVGEGELLLALLDGRGSPGAEALAALGVRERRASVMRSLDEARRRGGLTAADAEALAGLGIDVAEVVTRVEQAHGAGALATASGRPARRGRSLRSPFGEEAKSVLERSLRVALGRGDKHIGDEHLLLAMVAKPGLAASVLAEHGVTHADVIRVLAKPAVAG, encoded by the coding sequence ATGTTCGAACGGTTCACGGCGAGCGCCCGGGACGTGGTGCGCGGCGCCCCCGCCTACGCGGTACGTCCGGGCCCCGGCACGGTCGGCGAGGGCGAGTTGCTGCTCGCCCTGCTGGACGGCCGGGGCTCCCCGGGCGCCGAGGCGCTCGCCGCCCTCGGCGTGCGCGAGCGCCGGGCGTCGGTGATGCGGTCGCTGGACGAGGCCCGGCGCCGGGGCGGCCTGACGGCCGCCGACGCGGAAGCGCTGGCCGGGCTCGGCATCGATGTGGCGGAGGTCGTCACGCGGGTGGAGCAGGCGCACGGCGCGGGCGCGCTCGCCACCGCCTCCGGCCGTCCCGCGCGACGCGGACGCTCACTGCGCAGCCCTTTCGGCGAGGAGGCCAAGTCCGTACTGGAACGGTCGCTGCGCGTCGCACTCGGCCGCGGCGACAAGCACATCGGCGACGAACACCTGCTGCTCGCGATGGTGGCCAAGCCGGGCCTCGCCGCGTCCGTACTGGCCGAGCACGGGGTCACCCACGCGGATGTCATACGGGTGCTGGCGAAGCCGGCCGTGGCGGGATGA
- a CDS encoding antibiotic biosynthesis monooxygenase, which produces MTSPSAYPDVRRPDAGTVLVSPWIVPSPDLQRRAADAVLDAWEGQPRPDAMLSLSTFLSDDGSHVLNYAQWTDDDAHREWVRHRRPATVSRIDESIPGIRRPGVTRYTRYRSYAPEGTAGRPPGLLVTPTFATTGPAVQHALADLVIDALERERVPGLLGAHLHLSKDGGRVLNFAEWANTAAWREFAGGGAAARLRAALSAVEGVTADTAAPTMPGHAGVTHYRLHRSLVNVPAP; this is translated from the coding sequence ATGACCAGCCCGTCCGCATACCCCGACGTCCGGCGCCCGGACGCCGGTACGGTTCTCGTCAGCCCCTGGATCGTGCCGTCGCCCGACCTCCAGCGCCGCGCCGCCGACGCCGTACTCGACGCATGGGAGGGGCAGCCGCGCCCCGACGCGATGCTGTCGCTCAGCACCTTCCTGAGCGACGACGGCAGCCACGTCCTGAACTACGCGCAATGGACGGACGACGACGCGCACCGGGAATGGGTACGCCACCGGCGGCCCGCCACCGTCAGCCGTATCGACGAGTCGATTCCCGGAATCCGGCGGCCGGGCGTGACCCGGTACACGCGCTACCGCAGCTACGCACCCGAGGGGACCGCCGGTCGGCCGCCCGGCCTACTGGTCACCCCGACGTTCGCCACCACCGGCCCGGCGGTCCAGCACGCGCTGGCCGACCTCGTGATCGACGCGCTGGAGCGGGAACGCGTACCGGGACTCCTCGGGGCGCATCTCCACCTCTCCAAGGACGGCGGCCGCGTCCTGAACTTCGCCGAGTGGGCGAACACCGCCGCCTGGCGGGAGTTCGCGGGCGGTGGCGCGGCGGCCCGGCTGCGCGCGGCCCTTTCGGCTGTCGAGGGCGTGACGGCCGATACGGCGGCGCCCACGATGCCGGGGCACGCCGGGGTGACGCACTACCGGCTGCACAGGAGCCTGGTGAACGTCCCGGCCCCCTGA
- a CDS encoding TetR/AcrR family transcriptional regulator, with amino-acid sequence MRDEKTAGCRVCGTGLPAAVRGRPPAYCSRSCQAKAYRRRRKARAEDRPEAGAAVPGRQPPLDSPSDGARERRRRQVAEAVWRIAAGRGLEAVSMREVAAEAGVSLRVVQYYFGSKHRLLVEALRMLHEENDRRARARMSGLHEAGDLRAVLRAVLIEFLPLDGQRAMALRVFTAYFVRSLTDPAMAEVFLHGEQAVESLVADLIRGIGAVRPGADPAREADLLVSGVTGLGMDVLHGRRTMADVQATIDYHLDRIFS; translated from the coding sequence GTGCGTGACGAAAAGACGGCCGGGTGCCGGGTCTGCGGTACGGGGCTGCCCGCGGCGGTCCGGGGGCGCCCGCCCGCGTACTGCTCGCGGAGCTGCCAGGCGAAGGCGTACCGGCGGCGCAGGAAGGCCCGTGCGGAGGACCGTCCCGAAGCGGGGGCCGCCGTCCCCGGACGGCAGCCGCCACTCGACTCCCCATCGGACGGTGCGCGGGAGCGGCGCCGTCGCCAGGTCGCCGAGGCCGTCTGGCGGATAGCGGCCGGGCGCGGCCTGGAGGCCGTGAGCATGCGCGAGGTCGCGGCGGAGGCGGGGGTGTCGCTGCGGGTGGTCCAGTACTACTTCGGCAGCAAGCACCGCCTGCTGGTCGAGGCGCTGCGGATGCTGCACGAGGAGAACGACCGGCGCGCCCGCGCACGCATGAGCGGCCTGCACGAGGCCGGCGACCTGCGGGCCGTCCTGCGCGCCGTGCTGATCGAATTCCTTCCGCTGGACGGGCAACGCGCCATGGCGCTCCGCGTGTTCACCGCGTACTTCGTGCGCAGCCTGACCGACCCCGCGATGGCCGAGGTGTTCCTGCACGGCGAACAGGCCGTGGAATCCCTGGTCGCCGATCTGATCCGGGGGATCGGCGCGGTACGGCCCGGTGCCGATCCGGCGCGCGAGGCGGACCTGCTCGTGTCGGGCGTCACCGGGCTGGGGATGGACGTGCTGCACGGGCGCCGCACGATGGCCGACGTACAGGCCACGATCGACTACCACCTCGACCGGATCTTCTCCTGA
- a CDS encoding short chain dehydrogenase, whose amino-acid sequence MKILLIGATGKLGTAVHKTLAGRGHEIVTVGRSGGDLRLDIGDPAQVTEVYDRAAERIGTLDAVVSAAGDTPFKPVAEMTAEDYAAGFRGKVLSQIELVRQGTARISARGSFTLITGVLARDPIPTGSAAAMANGAVESFVRAAAIDIAPQRVNAVSPTVVTESLPDYGAFFPGIASVGLDQVAAAYVRSVEGGQTGQVYELA is encoded by the coding sequence ATGAAGATCCTCCTGATCGGCGCGACCGGGAAACTGGGCACCGCCGTACACAAGACGCTGGCCGGACGCGGCCACGAGATCGTCACCGTCGGCCGCAGCGGCGGCGACCTCCGCCTGGACATCGGCGACCCGGCGCAGGTCACCGAGGTCTACGACCGGGCCGCCGAGCGGATCGGGACGCTGGACGCGGTGGTCAGCGCGGCGGGTGACACGCCGTTCAAGCCGGTCGCCGAGATGACCGCGGAGGACTACGCGGCGGGCTTCCGCGGCAAGGTGCTCAGCCAGATCGAGCTGGTGCGCCAGGGCACCGCCCGGATCTCCGCACGCGGCTCCTTCACCCTGATCACCGGCGTCCTCGCCCGCGACCCGATCCCCACCGGCAGCGCGGCGGCGATGGCCAACGGCGCGGTGGAGTCGTTCGTACGGGCCGCCGCGATCGACATCGCGCCGCAGCGCGTCAACGCGGTGAGCCCGACCGTGGTCACCGAATCCCTCCCGGACTACGGCGCCTTCTTCCCCGGCATCGCGTCGGTGGGCCTGGACCAGGTGGCGGCGGCGTATGTCCGCTCGGTCGAGGGCGGGCAGACCGGGCAGGTCTACGAGCTGGCGTGA
- a CDS encoding LysR family transcriptional regulator, producing the protein MNVELRHLRALAAIGDEGTITGAAAALHVSQPALSRTLEQLESRLGTSLVERTTRRLRLTPAGRRLYEHAHRILTQLDDALTEATAGPRALRVGFVWAALGRHTVPVLREWRQARPDVPVEVHRLADPEAELRRGTVDLAFLRTLPADDGALHTVALYQERRMAALCESDPLAGADAVGLADLAHHPIALCATACTTSTELWPAGRRPRHTFEVANVDEWLTAIATGEAAGVTAEATGHSHPHPGVRYLPITDAGPLTVLLARPHTVTHPATAAFADHARRILRGAAGAPVTDAATAPPADGPRTGATPPSDALVPPVSPIA; encoded by the coding sequence GTGAACGTGGAGCTGCGGCACCTGCGGGCGCTGGCCGCCATCGGTGACGAGGGCACGATCACCGGCGCGGCGGCGGCCCTGCACGTCAGCCAGCCCGCCCTGTCCCGCACGCTGGAGCAACTGGAGAGCCGGCTGGGCACCTCGCTGGTCGAGCGGACCACCCGCCGCCTGCGGCTCACCCCGGCGGGACGGCGGCTGTACGAACACGCCCACCGCATCCTCACCCAACTCGACGACGCGCTCACCGAGGCGACGGCCGGGCCGCGGGCGCTGCGGGTCGGCTTCGTCTGGGCCGCGCTCGGCCGGCACACGGTGCCGGTGCTGCGCGAGTGGCGGCAGGCGCGCCCCGATGTGCCCGTGGAGGTGCACCGGCTCGCCGACCCCGAGGCCGAGCTGCGCCGCGGCACCGTCGATCTCGCCTTCCTGCGCACCCTCCCGGCGGACGACGGCGCGCTGCACACCGTCGCGCTGTACCAGGAACGGCGGATGGCCGCGCTGTGCGAGAGCGACCCGCTGGCCGGTGCCGATGCGGTCGGGCTGGCCGATCTGGCGCACCATCCGATCGCGCTGTGCGCCACGGCGTGCACCACCAGCACCGAACTGTGGCCCGCCGGGCGGCGCCCGCGCCACACCTTCGAGGTCGCCAACGTGGACGAGTGGCTGACGGCGATCGCGACCGGCGAGGCGGCCGGGGTGACGGCCGAGGCCACCGGGCACAGCCATCCGCATCCGGGCGTCCGGTATCTGCCGATCACCGACGCCGGACCGCTCACGGTCCTGCTGGCCCGGCCCCATACGGTCACCCACCCCGCCACCGCCGCCTTCGCCGACCACGCGCGGCGCATCCTGCGCGGCGCGGCGGGTGCCCCGGTCACGGACGCGGCGACGGCTCCTCCGGCCGACGGGCCCCGTACCGGCGCAACGCCGCCTTCAGACGCGCTGGTTCCGCCGGTAAGCCCGATCGCGTAA
- a CDS encoding HutD/Ves family protein, whose protein sequence is MRVLRAAGRTASAWSNGGGVTREIAAAPPGAGWDAFDWRVSLAEVGRDGPYSQLPGVDRVLTVAEGAGLELTVDGTRHVLPAHRPFAFPGDAPTGCRLLDGPVVNFNVMLRRGRATATVELTRDRYAAAPRPATAPREPGEERTRLIVALSGRTTLDGHGPAAPPVPLEHHDAALLLADEGVSLRTDGVAAVVTLMVRTAAPVARTD, encoded by the coding sequence GTGCGGGTGCTGCGCGCGGCCGGCCGTACGGCGTCGGCCTGGAGCAACGGCGGCGGCGTGACACGGGAGATCGCCGCCGCGCCGCCCGGCGCGGGCTGGGACGCCTTCGACTGGCGGGTGAGCCTGGCCGAGGTGGGCCGGGACGGCCCGTACTCGCAACTGCCCGGCGTGGACCGCGTCCTGACGGTGGCCGAGGGCGCCGGGCTGGAACTGACCGTCGACGGCACCCGCCACGTCCTGCCGGCCCACCGCCCGTTCGCCTTCCCCGGCGACGCGCCGACCGGCTGCCGCCTCCTGGACGGGCCGGTGGTCAACTTCAACGTGATGCTGCGGCGCGGGCGCGCGACGGCGACCGTGGAGCTGACCCGCGACCGGTACGCCGCCGCACCGCGCCCGGCCACCGCCCCACGGGAGCCGGGCGAGGAGCGCACGCGGCTGATCGTCGCGCTGTCCGGCCGTACCACCCTGGACGGGCACGGGCCCGCCGCGCCCCCGGTGCCGCTGGAGCACCACGACGCGGCCCTCCTGCTCGCCGACGAGGGCGTCTCGCTGCGTACGGACGGCGTCGCGGCCGTCGTCACCCTGATGGTACGGACGGCGGCGCCCGTCGCCCGTACGGACTGA
- a CDS encoding zinc-binding dehydrogenase, which yields MFAAYAARIDRDQPLNGLELGERPAPVARPGWTTVNVKAASLNHHDLWSLRGVGLGEEALPMILGCDAAGIDQDGNEVVLHSVIGQSGHGVGPDEPRSILTERYQGTFAEQVTVPAWNVLPKPKELSFAEAACLPTAWLTAYRMLFTNAGVRPGDSVLVQGAGGGVATAAIVLGAAAGLRVFATSRSEDKRKRAVELGAEAALPTGERLPQRVDAVIETVGAATWSHSVKSLKPGGTLVISGATSGFNPERTELNRIFFLELKVVGSTMGSKDELASLLNFCAAKGVRPVIDTTLPLDRAREGFAKLAEGEMFGKVVLTV from the coding sequence ATGTTTGCTGCCTACGCCGCCCGCATCGACCGGGACCAGCCGCTCAACGGCCTCGAACTGGGGGAGCGTCCGGCCCCCGTGGCACGCCCCGGCTGGACGACCGTCAACGTCAAGGCCGCCTCCCTCAACCACCACGACCTGTGGTCGCTGCGCGGCGTGGGGCTCGGGGAGGAGGCGCTGCCCATGATCCTCGGCTGTGACGCGGCCGGCATCGACCAGGACGGCAACGAGGTCGTCCTGCACTCGGTGATCGGCCAGAGCGGCCACGGCGTCGGGCCGGACGAGCCGCGCTCCATCCTCACCGAGCGCTACCAGGGCACCTTCGCCGAACAGGTCACCGTCCCCGCCTGGAACGTACTGCCCAAGCCGAAGGAACTGTCCTTCGCCGAGGCCGCGTGCCTGCCGACCGCCTGGCTGACCGCGTACCGCATGCTGTTCACCAACGCCGGGGTACGGCCCGGGGACAGCGTCCTCGTCCAGGGCGCGGGCGGCGGGGTGGCCACCGCGGCGATCGTGCTGGGCGCGGCGGCCGGCCTGCGGGTCTTCGCCACCAGCCGCAGCGAGGACAAGCGCAAGCGCGCCGTCGAACTGGGCGCCGAGGCCGCCCTGCCCACCGGCGAGCGGCTGCCGCAGCGGGTGGACGCCGTGATCGAGACGGTCGGCGCCGCCACCTGGTCGCACTCGGTGAAGTCCCTCAAGCCCGGCGGCACGCTGGTCATCTCGGGCGCCACCAGCGGCTTCAACCCCGAGCGCACGGAGCTGAACCGGATCTTCTTCCTGGAGCTGAAGGTCGTCGGCTCCACCATGGGCAGCAAGGACGAACTGGCCTCGCTGCTCAACTTCTGCGCGGCCAAGGGCGTACGGCCCGTCATCGACACGACGCTGCCGCTGGACCGGGCGCGCGAGGGGTTCGCGAAGCTGGCCGAGGGCGAGATGTTCGGCAAGGTCGTCCTGACGGTCTGA
- a CDS encoding NAD(P)-dependent malic enzyme, with protein sequence MTAKTAQSHSGGNTQQNAGTDQDAKPGSGPDGGERQCQDPAFLLHRGGKMAIQATVPVRDREDLSLAYTPGVAKVCSAIAEEPELVHDYTWKSQVVAVVTDGTAVLGLGDIGPEASLPVMEGKAILFKQFGGVDAVPIALATTDTDEIIDTVVRMAPSFGGVNLEDISAPRCFEIERRLQERLDIPVFHDDQHGTAVVTLAALRNAAQLTNRSLGQLRAVISGAGAAGFAIAKILVEAGIGDVAVCDRKGVVTADRDEHMTDVKRELASFTNKAGLSGSLETALDGADVFIGVSGGTVPEEAVSKMAKDALIFAMANPNPEIHPDVAHKYAAVVATGRSDYPNQINNVLAFPGIFAGALQVRATRITEGMKLAAAEALASVVADDLSAECVIPSPFDERVAPAVTSAVAAAARAEGVARR encoded by the coding sequence GTGACAGCCAAGACCGCCCAGTCCCACAGCGGCGGCAACACGCAGCAGAACGCCGGCACCGACCAGGACGCCAAGCCCGGGTCCGGACCGGACGGCGGCGAGCGGCAGTGCCAGGACCCCGCCTTCCTCCTCCACCGCGGCGGCAAGATGGCGATCCAGGCGACGGTGCCGGTGCGCGACCGCGAGGACCTCTCCCTCGCGTACACGCCCGGTGTCGCCAAGGTGTGCAGCGCGATCGCCGAGGAACCCGAGCTGGTGCACGACTACACCTGGAAGTCCCAGGTCGTGGCCGTGGTCACGGACGGCACCGCGGTGCTGGGCCTCGGCGACATCGGCCCCGAGGCGTCCCTCCCGGTGATGGAGGGCAAGGCGATCCTCTTCAAGCAGTTCGGCGGCGTGGACGCGGTGCCGATCGCGCTCGCGACCACCGACACCGACGAGATCATCGACACCGTGGTGCGGATGGCGCCGTCCTTCGGCGGCGTCAACCTGGAGGACATCTCGGCGCCCCGCTGCTTCGAGATCGAGCGCCGGCTCCAGGAGCGCCTGGACATCCCGGTCTTCCACGACGACCAGCACGGCACCGCCGTGGTCACCCTGGCCGCGCTGCGCAACGCCGCCCAGCTGACCAATCGTTCCCTCGGCCAGCTGCGCGCGGTGATCTCCGGCGCGGGCGCGGCCGGGTTCGCCATCGCCAAGATCCTCGTCGAGGCGGGCATCGGTGACGTCGCGGTCTGCGACCGCAAGGGCGTCGTCACCGCCGACCGCGACGAGCACATGACCGACGTCAAGCGCGAGCTGGCGTCCTTCACCAACAAGGCGGGCCTGTCCGGCTCGCTGGAGACCGCGCTGGACGGCGCGGACGTCTTCATCGGTGTCTCCGGCGGCACGGTGCCGGAGGAGGCCGTCTCCAAGATGGCCAAGGACGCGCTGATCTTCGCGATGGCCAACCCGAACCCGGAGATCCACCCGGACGTCGCGCACAAGTACGCGGCGGTGGTCGCCACCGGCCGCAGCGACTACCCGAACCAGATCAACAACGTCCTGGCGTTCCCTGGCATCTTCGCCGGCGCGCTCCAGGTGCGGGCCACCCGCATCACGGAGGGCATGAAGCTGGCCGCCGCCGAGGCGCTGGCCTCCGTGGTCGCCGACGACCTGAGCGCAGAGTGCGTCATCCCGTCGCCGTTCGACGAGCGGGTCGCCCCGGCGGTGACCTCGGCGGTCGCGGCCGCCGCCCGCGCGGAGGGCGTCGCGCGCCGCTGA
- a CDS encoding ABC transporter substrate-binding protein, with protein sequence MTASPTRRPAAGRSRSAVAAAAAVAASLLLLSACGDQTDAAIAKREAAKNRDPNAPLFKLLPKDVQDKAMIQVGSDISYKPVEFRTNGKVTGIDPDLADALGKVLGVKLNFNNATFDTLMGGMKSKRYDIAMSAMTDTKDRQQGVDSTTGKKVSDGVDFIDYLDVGVSIYTQKGKTQGIDGWEALCGKKIAVQRGTVSHDLAKEQTKKCEESGAEAISIEAFDNDTEAQTRLRTAGVDAVSSDYPVAAWAVKSSGGGNDFQMVGGAPVKAAPYGIAVPKDKRQLRDALKAAMEAIVKNGSYGQVLKKWNVTDAAVKEVKLNGGS encoded by the coding sequence ATGACCGCAAGCCCCACCCGTCGCCCGGCCGCCGGCAGGTCTCGTTCAGCCGTGGCCGCGGCGGCCGCGGTCGCGGCCTCGCTGCTGCTGCTCAGCGCCTGCGGCGACCAGACCGACGCGGCCATCGCCAAGCGCGAGGCGGCCAAGAACCGCGACCCGAACGCGCCGCTGTTCAAGTTGCTGCCCAAGGACGTGCAGGACAAGGCGATGATCCAGGTCGGCTCGGACATCTCATACAAGCCGGTGGAATTCCGTACCAACGGCAAGGTCACCGGCATCGACCCGGACCTCGCGGACGCCCTCGGCAAGGTGCTGGGCGTCAAGCTGAACTTCAACAACGCCACCTTCGACACCCTCATGGGCGGCATGAAGTCCAAGCGCTACGACATCGCCATGTCGGCGATGACGGACACCAAGGACCGCCAGCAGGGGGTGGACAGCACCACCGGCAAGAAGGTCAGCGACGGCGTCGACTTCATCGACTACCTGGACGTCGGCGTCTCGATCTACACCCAGAAGGGCAAGACCCAGGGCATCGACGGCTGGGAAGCCCTGTGCGGCAAGAAGATCGCGGTGCAGCGCGGCACCGTCTCGCACGACCTGGCCAAGGAACAGACGAAGAAGTGCGAGGAGTCCGGCGCCGAGGCGATCTCCATCGAGGCGTTCGACAACGACACCGAGGCCCAGACCCGGCTGCGCACCGCGGGCGTGGACGCCGTCTCCAGCGACTACCCGGTCGCCGCGTGGGCGGTGAAGTCCTCCGGCGGCGGCAACGACTTCCAGATGGTCGGCGGCGCTCCGGTCAAGGCCGCCCCGTACGGCATCGCGGTGCCCAAGGACAAGCGGCAGCTGCGCGACGCGCTCAAGGCGGCCATGGAGGCCATCGTGAAGAACGGCAGCTACGGCCAGGTGCTCAAGAAGTGGAACGTCACCGACGCCGCGGTCAAGGAAGTCAAGCTCAACGGCGGCAGCTGA
- a CDS encoding amino acid ABC transporter permease, translating to MSVDVDKPAQPPADAPPPAPEPIKAIPVRHYGRWVAALVVLALLALLIRAFAAGKVNWGAIPEYMFNADILRGLRNTLLITVLSMVIGIVLGVILAVMRQSKNPVTSTVAWFYIWFFRGTPVYVQLFLWFNLGLVFQYIDIMPIYKDEWSDFMTPFLCALLGLGLNEAAYMAEICRGGLLAVDEGQTEAAHALGMSHGKTLRRIIVPQAMRVIVPPTGNEVINMLKTSSLVIAVQYYDLLQAAQNVGRDAGPVVEMLVLAAVWYLIATSVLSVGQYYLERYYARGASRQLPPTPIQRLRARFGGVNRSSAGGAA from the coding sequence GTGTCCGTTGACGTCGACAAGCCGGCCCAGCCGCCGGCGGACGCCCCGCCGCCCGCGCCCGAGCCGATCAAGGCCATCCCCGTCCGCCATTACGGGCGCTGGGTCGCGGCGCTGGTCGTCCTCGCGCTGCTCGCCCTGCTCATCCGCGCCTTCGCGGCCGGCAAGGTCAACTGGGGCGCGATACCCGAGTACATGTTCAACGCGGACATCCTCAGGGGTCTGCGCAACACCCTGCTGATCACGGTGCTGTCGATGGTGATCGGCATCGTGCTGGGCGTGATCCTGGCCGTGATGCGGCAGTCGAAGAACCCGGTGACCTCGACGGTCGCGTGGTTCTACATCTGGTTCTTCCGCGGTACGCCGGTCTACGTCCAGCTGTTCCTGTGGTTCAACCTGGGCCTGGTCTTCCAGTACATCGACATCATGCCGATCTACAAGGACGAGTGGTCGGACTTCATGACCCCGTTCCTGTGCGCGCTGCTGGGCCTGGGGCTCAACGAGGCCGCGTACATGGCGGAGATCTGCCGCGGCGGTCTGCTGGCCGTGGACGAGGGCCAGACGGAGGCCGCGCACGCGCTGGGCATGAGCCACGGCAAGACGCTGCGCCGGATCATCGTGCCGCAGGCGATGCGGGTGATCGTGCCGCCGACCGGCAACGAGGTCATCAACATGCTCAAGACCTCCTCGCTGGTCATCGCCGTGCAGTACTACGACCTGCTGCAGGCGGCGCAGAACGTGGGCCGCGACGCCGGGCCCGTGGTGGAGATGCTCGTCCTGGCCGCGGTCTGGTACCTGATCGCCACCTCGGTGCTCAGCGTCGGCCAGTACTACCTGGAGCGGTACTACGCACGCGGCGCCAGCCGCCAGCTGCCGCCCACGCCGATCCAGCGGCTGCGGGCCCGGTTCGGCGGCGTCAACCGTTCGTCGGCCGGAGGTGCCGCATGA
- a CDS encoding amino acid ABC transporter ATP-binding protein encodes MVKAEGVHKSFGAAHILKGIDLEVAPREVFCLIGPSGSGKSTFLRCINHLEKINAGRLSVDGELVGYREANGKLYELRDREVSARRRDIGMVFQRFNLFPHMTAVENIMEAPVQVKGEAKASARERALKLLDRVGLKDKAGNYPSQLSGGQQQRVAIARALAMEPKLMLFDEPTSALDPELVGDVLDVMKDLASDGMTMIVVTHEMGFAREVGDSLVFMDDGVVVESGHPRDVLGKPQHERTKSFLSKVL; translated from the coding sequence ATGGTCAAGGCCGAGGGCGTCCACAAGTCCTTCGGTGCCGCCCACATCCTCAAGGGCATCGATCTGGAGGTCGCGCCCCGTGAGGTGTTCTGCCTGATCGGCCCGTCCGGCTCCGGCAAGTCGACGTTCCTGCGCTGCATCAACCACCTGGAGAAGATCAACGCGGGCCGGCTGTCGGTCGACGGCGAGCTGGTCGGCTACCGGGAGGCCAACGGCAAGCTCTACGAGCTGCGCGACCGCGAGGTCTCCGCGCGCCGCCGCGACATCGGCATGGTCTTCCAGCGCTTCAACCTCTTCCCGCACATGACGGCGGTGGAGAACATCATGGAGGCGCCGGTCCAGGTCAAGGGCGAGGCCAAGGCGTCGGCCCGGGAGCGCGCGCTGAAGCTGCTGGACCGGGTCGGCCTGAAGGACAAGGCGGGCAACTACCCCTCGCAGCTGTCCGGCGGCCAGCAGCAGCGCGTGGCGATCGCCCGCGCGCTGGCCATGGAGCCGAAGCTGATGCTCTTCGACGAGCCGACCTCGGCGCTGGACCCGGAGCTGGTCGGTGATGTGCTGGACGTAATGAAGGACCTGGCCTCGGACGGTATGACGATGATCGTCGTCACCCACGAGATGGGCTTCGCGCGCGAGGTCGGCGATTCGCTGGTCTTCATGGACGACGGCGTGGTCGTCGAATCCGGCCACCCGCGTGACGTGCTGGGCAAGCCGCAGCACGAGCGCACCAAGTCCTTCCTGTCCAAGGTGCTCTGA
- a CDS encoding class I SAM-dependent methyltransferase, with translation MTETVVGTDWQGWQDSWDRQQEWYMPDREERFRVMLDMVEALVGTEPRVLDLACGTGSISDRLLKRFPKAVSVGVDLDPALLAIAEGYFAGDDRVTFVRADLKDPRWTEALPHDSYDAVLTATALHWMHTGPLRGLYGQLGGLVREGGVFMNADHMPDGDTPRIDAAERAFRHARQERAKEAGALDWRAWWDRAAADPVLAAPTAERFEIYGEHADGDTPSVAWHCEVLRESGFGEARAVWRSPMDALVLGLK, from the coding sequence ATGACCGAGACCGTTGTCGGTACTGACTGGCAGGGTTGGCAGGACAGTTGGGACCGCCAGCAGGAGTGGTACATGCCGGACCGCGAGGAGCGGTTCCGCGTGATGCTGGACATGGTCGAGGCACTGGTCGGCACCGAGCCCCGGGTACTGGACCTCGCGTGCGGTACGGGCAGTATCTCCGACCGGCTGCTCAAGCGGTTCCCCAAGGCCGTGAGCGTCGGGGTGGACCTCGACCCGGCGCTGCTGGCCATCGCCGAGGGGTACTTCGCCGGCGATGACCGGGTGACGTTCGTCCGCGCCGACCTCAAGGACCCCCGCTGGACCGAAGCGCTGCCCCACGACTCTTACGACGCCGTGCTCACCGCCACCGCCCTGCACTGGATGCACACCGGACCGCTGCGCGGACTGTACGGCCAGCTCGGCGGCCTCGTCCGGGAGGGCGGCGTCTTCATGAACGCCGACCACATGCCCGACGGCGACACCCCGCGCATCGACGCGGCCGAGCGCGCCTTCCGGCACGCGCGCCAGGAGCGGGCCAAGGAGGCGGGCGCGCTCGACTGGCGCGCCTGGTGGGACAGGGCCGCCGCCGACCCGGTGCTCGCCGCGCCGACCGCCGAGCGCTTCGAGATCTACGGCGAGCACGCCGACGGCGACACCCCCTCGGTCGCCTGGCACTGCGAGGTGCTGCGCGAGTCCGGCTTCGGCGAGGCGCGTGCGGTGTGGCGCTCGCCCATGGACGCGCTGGTCCTCGGCCTGAAGTAA